Within Calditrichota bacterium, the genomic segment CAAAGAGGTCCATTTTACCTGGAACGGTACGGCATGGGAAAACGATACCCAGATGATCACAACCTACAACAGTGAAAATAATCCCACCAAAGAAACCAGGCAAACCTGGCAGGGCAGCGCCTGGGAAAATACGTACCATTCCACTTATGAATACGACACCGACGGCAATCTGGTAAAAATAACGGGTCAGGCCTGGCAAAACAACACGTGGGAAAATGTGGAACGCACGTTATACAGGTACGGAAATGCATCGGCTGTGGAGTTGGCTGAAACCTCTGACATGCCCCGGCAGTTTTCACTGAACAATTACCCCAACCCCTTTAATCCTGAAACACGGATTCAATTTGACCTGCCTGTTCGCACCCATGTTCAGGTCAGCATTTACGATTCACAAGGAAGGCTGATTCGGGTGTTGATTTCCGGAGCTGTTTTCAGCCGCGGATCCCACAGCGTATTCTGGAACGGAAAAAACGCTGCCGGTCAGAATGTAACCTCGGGACTTTATTTTTACCGCCTCCGTGCGGGACAGCATCTCTTAACAGGAAAATGCACGTTGCTTCGCTAATCCCACCACATCTTATCCTCCTCGCGTCCCTGCGAAGTGTGTCCGGCTTCGCAGGGACATTTTTTTCTCCAAAATTCCGTGATTTTTATTCCCAAATTGTTTATCTTAATGAAAGTACAAATCGCATACGACATTTATCCGCTGTTCAGAAAATAATTAAGTGTTGTCATAGTGATTTGTTCAGACAACAGGAATACGGAAAAGTAACCTATTTTTTTTCAACAGAAGAGGTTTAATGAAACTATCGATTGATTCCATTGATAACACAGACGATTTTTATCGCATGAGCTATTTCCGGGACGTTTCTGCTCTTCGGGATTCCCTGCAAGCGGTGGGGCAACTGCAGCCCCTTCGGGTGGAAGCTCTGGACGATGGACGTTTGCGTGTCATTTCAGGTTTTCGCCGACTGGAAGCCGCCCGCAAGCTGGGCTGGCAGGCCCTCTGGGTGGACGCGATTTCCGGTACACCGGAGGATCGGTTTGTCTGGTTCAGGCAAACCCTGTTCGAAAACCTTTCGCTTCGTTCCTTCAACTGGGTGGAAAAAGCCTTTGTCGTTCAAAAACTCCGGGACCAGTTTGAGATTTCGGAAGCAGAACTTCTTAAAAAATGGTTTCCCACCCTTGGGATCGGGCAAAACCGAAAATGGCTAAACTGGCTTCTGGCAATCCCGGGTTACGAACCGCCGGTTCAAAAGGCGATTGCTGCTGACGCCCTGACGTTTGATCTTTTTGAATATTTGCCCGCGCTGGACGGAAAGAGCCGTCTGGCCATGGTGCGTCTTTTTCAATCCCTCAACTTGGGGAAAAATCGCCAGAAGGAGTTTTTCGCCCTTTTGCGGGATGTGGCACTTTTGGAAAAATCAACCCTTGCCGAACTTTTACAACGGGAAGAAATCACCCAAATTCTTGGAGACGAAAGCATCTCGCTGGGTCAAAAAACCCAGAGGGTGCGTGAGCGTTTGCGCCGCTGGCGCTATCCGAATTTGACCAAAACGGAAGTCAGATTCCGGGACATTCTCCGCGGTTTGCGTCTGCCGCCCGGCATTCAACTGCGGCCTCCCCAGAATTTTGAAGGGGACAAATTCCGGCTGGAATTTCAATTCCGCACTCCGGAAGAATTTGCTCGAACCGTGGCTAAACTGCAGGCTATTTCCGAATCGGATCAGTTGCAGGAACTGCAGAAGCTCTGGGAGGATGCGTAATGGCGTACCAGAAATACTGGCCGGAGAAACTCCTGGTGGAAGAGCGAGTGTGGCATCTGCCTTGGACGCAAGAGATTCTCGCCCGATTGGATGGGGTGCCGGTGCAGAAAATTCAAACGGTGGAAGAGGAAGCCCAGAAAGTCCGCGAAGCCGGGGTACCGCCTGCCGAAGCGCGTAAAACCCTGGTTCTGGCCCGGCAGTCGGGGAAATTTCTGAAACCCTGCCCCGGCACACAAAATTACGTCTGCTGCGGCTACTATTTTCTAAACATCGCCACTAACTGCGACGTCAACTGCACCTACTGCATTTTGCAGGGCTACTTGAACATCCCGTTCATGGTGGTGTACACGAACATTGAGGATGCCTTTCGGGAACTCGACGGTGTGCTGGGAGAATTCAAATTTCCGCTGTACCGAATCGGCACCGGCGAGCTCACCGACAGTTTGACGCTGGAACACCTCACCCACCTGAGCGAAAAACTGGTACCCTATTTTGTGGGAAAGCAAAATGCCATTCTGGAGCTAAAAACCAAAACCACACAGATTGAACCGCTCCTTCCGTTAGAGCACAATCGAAAGGTGATTGTGGCATGGTCGCTCAATCCGGACCCCATCATTCGAACGGAGGAAAAAAACGCGCCTTCTCTTGCAGAACGCCTTGAGGCGGCCCGGAAGGTCGAAGCCGCCGGCTACCGGCTGGCATTCCATTTTGACCCGATGATTCATTACCCGGAGTGGGAATCCGGGTACCGGGATGTGGTAAACCGCCTGTTTGAAACGGTGCATCCGGAAAACATTGCCTGGATCAGCTTGGGCGCACTGCGCTATCCGGCCCCGATGGACCGGGTCATTCGCGAAAACCACCCCGAAAGCCGGATTGTTCTGGGCGAATTGGTTCCCGGCAAGGACGGTAAATTGCGCTATTTTCGCCCCATTCGCCAGCACATGTTCCGAAAAATGATCGAGTGGATTAAAAGCCACGCACCTCACGTGACCGTCTATTTTTGCATGGAGAGTCCCGAAGTGTGGCAATTTGCTTTTCGTGATCAGGTGCTGCGCAAATGCCCGCTTCCCAAAATGCTGGACAAATCCGTATTTGAGTGGGTTACGTAAAGCATTTCGCGCATTCGCGGAAGGAGTAAAAAATGTTGGAAGGTAGTAAAAGTACTGAAAATGGCGACTCATCCTACGAGGCACGCCTTTTGGTTATTGAAGATGAGCCAACGATTACGGAGTTTTTACGGACAGGCCTTGCTTACGAAGGATATGAGGTTCTGGTAGCAATGGACGGAGAAACCGGTTTGCGTCTTTGTCGCGAAAAACCATTTGATCTCATTATTCTTGATATCATGCTTCCCGATATAGACGGATTTGAGGTCTGCCGCAGGCTTCGTGAGAAAGGGATGTCCGTCCCCATTATTATGCTGACCGCTAAGAAGGATATTTCCGATCATGTGAAAGGACTTGACATCGGAGCAGACGACTATATGACCAAGCCCTTTAGTTTTGCCGAATTGCTGGCGAGAATTCGGGCACAACTGCGCAGAAGTGGTCGACAAGTGGAAAGCTCAACACTTTCTGCTGGTGACATTGTCATGGATTTGGAAACCCGGGAGGTAACAAAAGCAGGAAAACCCATTTCTCTGACCCCAACGGAATTTTCACTTCTGGAGCTTTTTGTACGCCGTCCACACCGCGTCTTTACACGGGAAACACTGCTAAACAGAGTGATGGGATACAATTACGTCGGCGAAACCAACATTATTGATGTAC encodes:
- a CDS encoding ParB N-terminal domain-containing protein, with the translated sequence MKLSIDSIDNTDDFYRMSYFRDVSALRDSLQAVGQLQPLRVEALDDGRLRVISGFRRLEAARKLGWQALWVDAISGTPEDRFVWFRQTLFENLSLRSFNWVEKAFVVQKLRDQFEISEAELLKKWFPTLGIGQNRKWLNWLLAIPGYEPPVQKAIAADALTFDLFEYLPALDGKSRLAMVRLFQSLNLGKNRQKEFFALLRDVALLEKSTLAELLQREEITQILGDESISLGQKTQRVRERLRRWRYPNLTKTEVRFRDILRGLRLPPGIQLRPPQNFEGDKFRLEFQFRTPEEFARTVAKLQAISESDQLQELQKLWEDA
- a CDS encoding response regulator transcription factor, with translation MLEGSKSTENGDSSYEARLLVIEDEPTITEFLRTGLAYEGYEVLVAMDGETGLRLCREKPFDLIILDIMLPDIDGFEVCRRLREKGMSVPIIMLTAKKDISDHVKGLDIGADDYMTKPFSFAELLARIRAQLRRSGRQVESSTLSAGDIVMDLETREVTKAGKPISLTPTEFSLLELFVRRPHRVFTRETLLNRVMGYNYVGETNIIDVHISHLRDKLGDRPARLIRTHYGVGYAFYPEDEA